A single genomic interval of Methanobrevibacter oralis harbors:
- a CDS encoding metal-dependent hydrolase: MEIRWLGHSAFEIISDDNVKILIDPFISNNPTCQIPIEELNPDIILLTHGHSDHFGDAMEISNLTNAPIACIHEISLFLSKQGIRNISMNIGGSFVFRNIKFTMLEAKHSSDIDVVEEVVPGGVAASFLITFEDGTKIFHAGDTGLFKDMKDIIGDIYKPDIVMVPIGDKFTMGPFEAALASMWLNPKVVIPMHYNTFPPIEQDPAIFANFVSQFNPNIDVVVMNSGEYFDFKD; the protein is encoded by the coding sequence ATGGAAATTAGATGGTTAGGTCATTCTGCATTTGAAATAATTAGTGATGATAATGTTAAAATATTAATTGATCCTTTTATAAGCAATAATCCTACTTGTCAAATTCCTATTGAGGAGTTAAATCCAGATATAATTTTACTTACTCATGGTCATTCTGATCATTTTGGAGATGCAATGGAAATTTCTAATTTAACTAATGCACCTATAGCATGTATTCATGAAATTTCATTATTTTTATCAAAACAAGGTATAAGAAATATTAGTATGAATATTGGAGGATCATTTGTATTTAGAAATATTAAATTTACAATGCTCGAAGCTAAGCATTCGTCAGATATTGATGTTGTAGAAGAAGTAGTTCCAGGTGGAGTTGCAGCTAGTTTTTTAATTACCTTTGAAGATGGAACTAAAATATTCCATGCAGGAGATACTGGATTATTTAAAGATATGAAGGATATTATTGGAGATATTTATAAGCCAGATATTGTGATGGTCCCAATAGGTGATAAATTTACAATGGGTCCATTTGAAGCAGCTTTAGCTTCAATGTGGTTAAATCCAAAAGTAGTTATTCCAATGCATTATAATACTTTCCCACCTATTGAACAAGATCCAGCTATTTTTGCTAACTTTGTTAGTCAATTTAATCCAAATATTGATGTTGTTGTAATGAATTCTGGTGAATATTTCGATTTTAAAGATTAA
- the rqcH gene encoding ribosome rescue protein RqcH encodes MKAMSNVDVYTISDELNNLLSGARVDKSFQPTNDIVVIRFHVPGTGRIDLVMQCGSRIHTSQYPLENPTTPPTFPMLLRKRIKGANVVSITQHNFDRVIEIKVKKDKIYTIIVELFDKGNIILLDDENNIILPLKRKQLSSRNISSKKKYVFPEERGINPISITERKFKELFNDNESDVVRTLARNGLGSLYAEEIIERANNFEKIDKNTPNSKLTDSQKTIIYKEFKKLFDNLKNKSVKAQIVKKYGKEDVIALDLVKYKDFEKKYYDSFNEACDEFYSKKINTGIKDVKEAAWNKKVNKFEKRLKLQQETLDNFAKTIEESQYKGELIYSNYTSIENMVSTVNSARSKDYSFNEIGKTLKKAKKNGMQDAQIYESIDKMGVLTLNINNTKIDINPKLTIPENAEVYYEKAKKAKRKRKGALIAIENTKKQLEKIKTKKDIAMENITTPKKRVKKNFKWYEKLRWFISSEGFLVIAGRDANSNEMIVKKYLETNDIYLHADIHGASSTVIKLNKQELTDQVIKESGEFAASFSSAWSKGFSTQDVYWVHPEQVSKTPEAGEFVKKGSFIIRGHRNYIRSAKVKLAIGIVDYEGKRIMVGPIESVESHCQNYIVIKPGYTKKEAIAKKILHKINENDILTLDDIIRVLPSGKCDIDEEYHQRKKYEKN; translated from the coding sequence ATGAAAGCTATGTCTAATGTAGATGTTTACACAATAAGTGATGAACTAAATAATTTATTAAGTGGTGCAAGAGTTGATAAATCCTTTCAACCTACTAATGATATTGTTGTAATAAGATTTCATGTTCCTGGAACTGGTAGAATCGATTTAGTAATGCAATGTGGATCTAGAATACATACTAGCCAATATCCTCTTGAAAATCCAACAACACCACCTACTTTCCCTATGCTTTTAAGAAAAAGAATAAAAGGAGCAAATGTAGTTAGTATTACTCAACATAATTTTGATCGTGTCATTGAAATTAAAGTCAAAAAAGATAAAATATACACAATCATTGTAGAATTATTTGACAAAGGAAATATAATTCTTTTAGATGATGAAAATAACATAATATTACCCCTTAAACGAAAACAATTAAGTAGTAGAAACATTAGCTCTAAAAAAAAATATGTATTCCCTGAAGAACGTGGAATTAATCCAATAAGCATTACAGAAAGGAAATTTAAAGAACTATTTAATGATAATGAGAGTGATGTTGTTAGAACACTTGCAAGAAATGGACTTGGAAGTTTATATGCAGAAGAAATTATTGAAAGAGCTAATAATTTTGAAAAAATTGATAAAAATACTCCAAACTCCAAATTAACCGATTCACAAAAAACTATCATTTACAAGGAATTTAAAAAATTATTTGATAATTTAAAAAATAAATCTGTAAAAGCACAAATAGTTAAAAAATATGGAAAAGAAGATGTTATTGCTCTTGATTTGGTAAAATACAAGGATTTTGAAAAAAAATATTATGATAGTTTTAATGAAGCTTGTGATGAATTTTATTCTAAAAAAATAAATACTGGAATAAAAGATGTGAAAGAAGCAGCTTGGAATAAAAAAGTAAATAAATTCGAAAAAAGATTAAAGTTACAACAAGAGACACTCGATAATTTTGCTAAAACAATTGAAGAAAGCCAATATAAAGGAGAATTAATTTATTCTAATTACACAAGTATTGAAAATATGGTTTCTACTGTTAACTCAGCAAGGAGTAAGGACTATTCTTTTAATGAAATTGGAAAAACCTTAAAAAAAGCTAAAAAAAATGGAATGCAAGATGCTCAAATTTATGAATCAATTGATAAAATGGGTGTTTTAACATTAAATATTAATAATACAAAAATTGATATCAATCCAAAACTTACCATACCTGAAAATGCTGAAGTTTACTATGAAAAAGCTAAAAAAGCAAAAAGAAAGAGAAAAGGTGCGTTAATAGCTATTGAAAACACTAAAAAACAATTAGAAAAAATCAAAACTAAAAAAGACATAGCAATGGAAAACATAACTACTCCTAAAAAAAGAGTTAAGAAAAATTTTAAATGGTATGAAAAATTAAGATGGTTTATCTCATCAGAAGGGTTCTTAGTTATTGCTGGACGTGATGCAAACAGCAATGAGATGATTGTAAAAAAATATTTAGAAACAAATGACATTTATTTACACGCCGATATACATGGTGCATCATCAACAGTAATAAAATTAAATAAACAAGAATTAACTGACCAAGTCATTAAAGAATCCGGAGAGTTTGCAGCCTCATTTTCATCCGCTTGGTCAAAAGGTTTTTCTACTCAAGATGTTTACTGGGTTCATCCAGAACAAGTTTCAAAAACACCTGAAGCAGGAGAATTTGTAAAAAAAGGATCATTTATTATACGAGGACATCGTAACTATATTCGTAGTGCAAAAGTAAAATTAGCAATTGGTATTGTTGATTATGAAGGAAAAAGAATTATGGTTGGTCCAATTGAATCAGTTGAATCTCATTGCCAAAATTATATTGTTATAAAACCAGGTTATACTAAAAAAGAAGCAATAGCTAAAAAAATACTTCATAAAATAAATGAAAATGACATATTAACTCTTGATGATATTATAAGAGTTTTACCTTCTGGAAAATGTGATATTGATGAAGAATACCATCAAAGAAAAAAATACGAAAAAAATTAA
- a CDS encoding EMC6-like membrane protein, protein MDATVKVTCIHILFGLIASLISTALTLGWFGFKNDVFAFFAALIILYGVGKLAQKVAHGEISGTSQWVWDGILPFYFMWVICYTLFTMYL, encoded by the coding sequence ATGGACGCAACTGTTAAAGTTACATGTATTCATATTTTATTTGGTCTTATTGCGAGTCTTATTTCAACCGCTTTAACTTTAGGTTGGTTTGGATTTAAAAATGATGTTTTTGCATTTTTTGCTGCATTAATCATCCTATATGGAGTAGGTAAACTTGCTCAAAAGGTAGCTCACGGAGAAATCTCCGGAACTAGCCAATGGGTATGGGATGGAATTTTACCGTTCTATTTTATGTGGGTTATTTGTTATACATTATTTACAATGTATTTATAA
- a CDS encoding DUF2070 family protein: MSSMSSVAGLSKYITTLPKTEKSILLIAIVSFISSLIYFSIQPLENMGSLENLIYGGLLGLIVFGLSSVMSGAINQQVISGLHGINLKIKHSMFLSFLSMTALCILMIIGGFISKILHQTLYINFILFGCVLVYGFNTLVFWTTAKVRFVKAATTGLVQPLLIIAMFVLVLFLTTDTIFVGSLILQITLKVIIAGIIFIAAIYAFIRIIASPFKKNLSIGVLDLLSLFIAHINEGSNSLEGLFENMSEAIDTIVTFVSFKTENGIKSLFISPSVHPGPLGNLGGSNMPTILANKFDNFTMVAHGPSTHDFNPIAVSEIDKIEKAIKNGLEDVEYSKSASKFIRYSAEKANIGVQFFNEGMVILSTFAPEGSDDIEFGVGLTMMTQSRSKCNIKDSVIVDCHNSFTEESGEVLPGNAEVFHLIDAIDKIDSNQEKYSIKVGCFEDEMKTLDKQKGVGDSGIKTMIIEVDNQRTAYVLFDANNMEIGFRQEIIDAVKDLEIDEIEVMTTDTHSVNTLSRGYNPIGIEKREEIIEYIKISINEAINDLEEVEVGTGTKKIKNLNTFGPTHSTELISTISSVVAVSKIIAPVLLITALIIVFIWIFETGL, from the coding sequence ATGTCGAGTATGAGTAGTGTCGCAGGATTGTCAAAATATATCACAACTCTGCCAAAAACTGAAAAATCAATTTTATTAATTGCTATTGTGAGTTTTATAAGTAGTCTCATATATTTTTCAATACAACCACTTGAAAATATGGGATCTTTAGAAAATCTAATCTATGGGGGATTACTTGGATTAATTGTATTTGGATTAAGTTCAGTTATGAGTGGTGCAATAAACCAACAGGTGATAAGTGGACTTCATGGAATTAATCTTAAAATAAAACATTCAATGTTTTTATCATTTCTTTCTATGACTGCATTATGTATATTGATGATAATAGGAGGATTTATCTCTAAAATACTCCATCAAACTTTATACATTAATTTTATTTTATTTGGTTGTGTATTAGTTTATGGATTTAACACTCTTGTTTTTTGGACTACAGCTAAAGTTAGATTTGTAAAAGCAGCTACTACTGGTTTAGTTCAACCATTATTAATAATTGCAATGTTTGTTTTAGTTTTATTTTTAACTACTGATACTATTTTCGTAGGATCATTAATTCTTCAAATAACATTGAAAGTAATAATTGCTGGAATAATTTTTATAGCAGCCATTTATGCTTTTATTAGAATTATTGCTTCCCCATTTAAAAAGAATTTAAGTATTGGAGTTTTAGATTTATTAAGTTTATTTATTGCACATATTAATGAAGGATCTAATTCTCTTGAAGGATTATTTGAAAACATGAGCGAAGCTATTGATACAATCGTTACTTTTGTAAGTTTTAAAACTGAAAATGGAATTAAATCATTATTTATTTCACCATCTGTTCATCCAGGACCATTAGGAAATCTTGGTGGGTCTAATATGCCTACAATACTTGCAAATAAATTTGATAATTTTACAATGGTTGCTCATGGACCTTCAACACATGATTTTAATCCAATAGCTGTATCAGAAATTGATAAAATTGAAAAAGCAATAAAAAATGGCTTAGAAGATGTTGAATATTCAAAAAGTGCAAGTAAATTTATTAGATATTCAGCTGAAAAAGCAAACATTGGAGTTCAATTTTTCAACGAAGGAATGGTAATATTATCTACTTTTGCACCTGAAGGAAGTGATGACATTGAATTCGGTGTTGGTCTTACAATGATGACTCAAAGTAGGAGTAAGTGCAATATTAAAGATTCTGTGATTGTTGATTGCCATAATTCTTTTACAGAAGAAAGTGGAGAGGTATTACCTGGTAATGCTGAAGTATTCCATTTAATTGATGCAATTGATAAAATTGATTCAAATCAAGAAAAATATTCTATCAAAGTTGGTTGCTTTGAAGATGAAATGAAGACTCTTGATAAACAAAAAGGTGTTGGAGATAGCGGTATAAAAACCATGATTATTGAAGTAGATAATCAAAGAACTGCATATGTCTTATTTGATGCAAATAATATGGAAATTGGATTTAGACAAGAAATAATAGATGCAGTTAAAGATTTAGAAATTGATGAAATTGAAGTTATGACTACTGATACTCATAGTGTTAATACATTATCCAGAGGATATAATCCAATTGGAATTGAAAAAAGAGAAGAAATTATCGAATATATAAAAATAAGTATTAATGAAGCTATAAATGATTTAGAAGAGGTTGAAGTTGGAACTGGAACTAAAAAAATTAAAAATTTAAACACATTCGGTCCAACACATTCAACAGAACTAATCTCAACAATTAGCTCAGTAGTTGCAGTAAGTAAAATTATAGCTCCAGTTTTATTAATTACTGCATTAATAATAGTATTTATTTGGATATTCGAAACAGGATTATAA
- a CDS encoding FumA C-terminus/TtdB family hydratase beta subunit, which translates to MERKINVPVKGENLSNLKAGDVVYLTGNILTARDQAHKRILEEGAPLDIDGAAIFHAGPIITEKDGEYNMVAIGPTTSMRMNPYQSDVIKMGSKIIIGKGGMDDSVREALVKHKAIYVVATGGCAALYVDCVDEIESVNWLDLGMPEAMWNLKVVDFGPLIVAMDSHGNSLYD; encoded by the coding sequence ATGGAAAGAAAAATTAATGTTCCAGTTAAGGGTGAGAATTTAAGCAATCTTAAAGCTGGGGATGTTGTATATTTAACTGGTAATATTTTAACTGCTCGTGATCAGGCTCATAAAAGAATTTTGGAAGAAGGTGCTCCGTTAGATATTGATGGTGCAGCTATTTTTCATGCAGGACCCATTATAACTGAAAAAGATGGTGAATATAATATGGTAGCTATTGGTCCTACCACTTCTATGCGAATGAATCCATATCAAAGCGATGTTATAAAAATGGGGTCTAAAATCATAATTGGGAAGGGTGGAATGGATGATAGTGTAAGAGAAGCCTTAGTTAAACATAAAGCTATTTATGTAGTTGCTACTGGAGGTTGCGCTGCATTATATGTTGATTGTGTCGACGAAATAGAAAGTGTGAACTGGTTAGACTTAGGTATGCCTGAAGCTATGTGGAATTTAAAAGTAGTTGATTTTGGACCTCTTATTGTTGCAATGGATAGTCATGGTAATAGTTTATATGATTAA
- a CDS encoding TIGR03576 family pyridoxal phosphate-dependent enzyme produces the protein MIVDNSFDEIKKRENALLIIKNIVETKGRSELFDLTGLSGGFIASTSQISLLETYVGPAIFEEELQKVGIDHMGGEKVLALNRTSSGILATILALVEKNSNVVHYLSKLPSHPSIPRSCELVGANYSETDNFEEFSIPDNTSLVVVTGSTMDLDVIDEDEFKKIIEMAHSKNIPVMVDDASGARLRTVIFNQMKACDLGADIAITSTDKLMPGPRGGLMAGQKDLINKIKVKVNQFGLEAQAPVVLAMVNGIKNFNPENLIKGFSRKDELAKLLSKNFDLFKTTPTGVMITPEGLANEVNVNHNLSDSDLVFVFAFILLKEHGIITIPSVSMPGASATVRFDVSTKDAFNLNLSDLNKKIESSFNKLCEVVTNEDKCREIVFTFNSEHT, from the coding sequence ATGATCGTTGATAATTCTTTCGATGAAATTAAAAAACGTGAAAATGCACTTTTAATTATAAAAAATATTGTTGAAACTAAAGGACGTAGTGAATTATTTGATTTAACTGGTCTTTCTGGAGGTTTCATTGCTTCTACATCACAAATAAGTCTTTTGGAAACTTATGTGGGTCCAGCTATTTTTGAAGAAGAACTTCAAAAAGTTGGAATAGATCATATGGGTGGTGAAAAAGTTCTAGCTTTAAATAGAACTTCATCAGGTATTTTAGCAACAATTTTGGCGCTTGTTGAAAAAAATTCTAATGTTGTCCATTATCTCTCAAAATTACCTTCCCATCCATCAATTCCAAGAAGTTGCGAATTAGTTGGGGCGAATTATAGTGAAACTGATAATTTTGAAGAATTTTCTATTCCAGATAATACTTCATTAGTTGTTGTTACTGGTTCTACTATGGATTTAGATGTTATTGATGAGGATGAATTTAAAAAAATCATTGAAATGGCTCATAGTAAAAATATTCCAGTAATGGTTGATGATGCTTCAGGAGCTAGACTCAGAACAGTTATTTTTAATCAAATGAAAGCATGTGATTTGGGAGCAGATATTGCAATAACAAGTACTGATAAGTTAATGCCAGGTCCTAGAGGAGGATTAATGGCAGGTCAAAAAGATTTAATTAATAAAATTAAAGTCAAAGTTAATCAATTCGGTCTTGAAGCCCAAGCTCCTGTTGTTTTAGCGATGGTAAATGGTATTAAGAATTTTAATCCTGAAAATTTAATCAAAGGTTTTTCTAGAAAAGATGAATTAGCAAAGTTACTTTCTAAGAATTTTGATTTATTTAAAACTACTCCAACAGGAGTCATGATTACTCCTGAGGGATTAGCTAATGAAGTTAATGTTAATCATAATTTATCTGATAGTGATTTAGTATTTGTTTTTGCATTTATTTTATTAAAAGAACATGGTATCATAACAATCCCATCGGTTTCAATGCCAGGTGCATCAGCAACAGTAAGATTCGATGTTTCAACAAAAGATGCTTTTAATTTAAATTTATCAGATTTAAATAAAAAAATAGAATCCTCATTTAATAAACTATGTGAAGTAGTTACAAATGAGGATAAATGTAGGGAAATTGTATTTACTTTCAATTCAGAACATACTTAA
- a CDS encoding biotin--[acetyl-CoA-carboxylase] ligase: MQNEILKLLKKENKLSDDTLNEIKDIDINDFYNTIKEIGKQKTDYINVSKILKDLQTTYIGKNIYAYKEVNSTNTVAKFLSMNNIENGSVIISEKQSNAKGRSGKFWESPLGGIWLSIVLNPQVEHSKLPFITLATGVAVANALEKIGIDNAEIKWPNDIYINDKKVCGILTEAIAQFNTIENVIIGVGIDANFDYEEFPEVLKEDSTTLKEELGEEVDINYLIKIFLEEFEKIGVLFTEGEFEKILKEWRKRSYTIGKIVEVKEPFNKTYDAYVIGVDKDGALVVEKIDGTLEKVISGECIIKK, encoded by the coding sequence ATGCAAAACGAAATTCTAAAATTATTAAAAAAGGAGAATAAGCTTTCAGATGATACTCTTAATGAAATAAAAGACATTGATATTAATGACTTTTATAATACTATAAAGGAAATTGGTAAACAAAAAACCGATTATATCAATGTATCTAAAATTTTAAAAGATTTACAAACAACTTATATTGGTAAAAACATTTATGCTTACAAAGAAGTTAATTCAACAAATACTGTAGCTAAATTTTTATCAATGAATAATATTGAAAACGGCTCTGTTATCATATCTGAAAAACAAAGCAATGCAAAAGGAAGATCTGGAAAATTTTGGGAATCACCTTTAGGAGGAATATGGTTATCTATCGTATTAAATCCTCAAGTTGAACATTCTAAACTTCCATTTATCACATTAGCTACAGGAGTTGCCGTTGCAAATGCATTGGAAAAAATTGGAATAGATAATGCTGAAATTAAATGGCCTAATGATATATATATTAATGATAAAAAAGTTTGTGGAATCCTTACCGAAGCAATAGCTCAATTTAACACCATTGAAAATGTTATTATTGGTGTAGGTATTGATGCTAATTTTGATTATGAAGAATTCCCTGAAGTTTTAAAAGAAGATTCGACAACTTTAAAAGAGGAACTTGGAGAAGAAGTTGATATCAATTATTTAATTAAAATCTTTTTAGAAGAATTTGAAAAAATTGGAGTATTATTTACCGAAGGAGAATTTGAAAAAATCTTAAAAGAATGGAGAAAACGTTCTTACACAATCGGTAAAATTGTCGAAGTAAAAGAACCATTTAATAAAACATATGATGCTTATGTAATAGGTGTTGATAAAGATGGTGCTTTAGTTGTTGAAAAAATTGATGGAACCTTAGAAAAAGTAATATCTGGAGAATGTATTATTAAAAAATAA
- a CDS encoding acetyl-CoA carboxylase biotin carboxylase subunit has translation MFEKILIANRGEIAIRVMRACRELDIKSVAIYSDADTTSLYTNYADESYPLGNPSPAKSYLNIEKIINIALESGADAIHPGYGFLAENPKFGEECEKNGIKLIGPSGKVINQMGDKITSKALMKKAGVPVIEGTPEGITDLDEAKEIARQIGYPVIIKASAGGGGIGMRAVYEEDELVRAIESTQSVASTNFGDSTVFIEKYLEKPRHIEFQLLADEHGNVIHVADRECSIQRRHQKLLEESPSPIMTEELRAKMGESAVKAAEFIGYSSAGTVEFLYDNGKYYFLEMNTRIQVEHPITEIVTNTDLIKEQIKIANGDELNYVQNDIQVTGHAIECRINAEDPLNDFAPNPGKITGYRSPGGPGVRLDSGVYMNYTIPTFYDSMISKLITYGRNRNDAINRMRRALSEYIILGVKTTIPFHKAIMRNPNFISGDLNTHFIDQYKKGIESEMINVITEDLETVNKLKSTFMPSKKIAAISAAVGSYLNTAKNQQMQKK, from the coding sequence ATGTTTGAAAAAATTTTGATTGCAAATAGAGGAGAAATTGCAATAAGAGTTATGCGAGCATGTCGCGAACTTGATATTAAAAGTGTAGCTATCTACTCTGATGCAGACACTACTTCCCTATATACAAATTATGCAGATGAAAGTTATCCTTTAGGTAATCCTTCCCCTGCAAAATCATATTTAAATATTGAAAAAATTATTAACATTGCTCTTGAATCTGGTGCTGATGCTATACATCCAGGTTATGGATTCTTAGCTGAAAATCCCAAATTCGGAGAAGAATGTGAAAAAAATGGAATTAAACTTATCGGACCAAGTGGAAAAGTAATAAACCAAATGGGGGATAAAATTACATCAAAAGCTCTCATGAAAAAAGCAGGAGTTCCTGTTATTGAAGGTACACCTGAAGGTATTACTGACCTTGATGAAGCTAAAGAAATAGCTAGACAAATTGGGTATCCTGTAATTATTAAAGCATCAGCAGGTGGTGGAGGTATTGGAATGCGTGCAGTTTATGAAGAAGATGAACTTGTACGTGCAATTGAATCTACACAATCTGTTGCTTCTACAAACTTTGGCGATTCAACTGTTTTTATTGAAAAATACCTTGAAAAACCTCGACATATTGAATTCCAACTTTTAGCTGATGAACATGGAAATGTTATTCATGTAGCAGATAGGGAATGTTCTATTCAAAGAAGGCATCAAAAATTACTTGAAGAATCTCCTTCACCTATTATGACCGAAGAACTAAGAGCAAAAATGGGTGAAAGTGCTGTAAAAGCTGCTGAATTTATTGGATATTCAAGTGCAGGCACTGTTGAATTTTTATATGACAATGGAAAATATTACTTCCTTGAAATGAACACACGTATACAAGTTGAACATCCAATTACTGAAATAGTTACTAATACTGATTTAATTAAAGAGCAAATTAAAATAGCTAATGGAGATGAACTTAACTATGTTCAAAATGATATTCAAGTTACAGGTCATGCAATTGAATGCCGTATTAATGCAGAAGACCCACTTAATGATTTTGCACCAAATCCTGGAAAAATAACCGGTTATAGATCTCCAGGTGGTCCTGGTGTACGTTTAGATAGTGGTGTTTATATGAATTATACTATTCCAACATTTTATGATTCAATGATTTCAAAACTAATAACCTACGGAAGAAACAGAAATGATGCTATAAACAGGATGAGAAGAGCATTAAGTGAATATATCATTTTAGGAGTAAAAACAACAATACCGTTCCATAAAGCTATTATGAGAAATCCTAATTTCATTTCAGGAGACTTAAACACTCATTTCATCGACCAATATAAAAAAGGAATTGAAAGTGAGATGATAAATGTAATTACAGAGGATTTAGAAACTGTGAATAAGTTAAAATCTACATTTATGCCTAGTAAAAAGATTGCAGCTATTTCTGCTGCTGTTGGATCATATTTAAATACTGCTAAAAATCAACAAATGCAAAAAAAATAA
- a CDS encoding METTL5 family protein, which yields MKKITRKKHLEMMIQSIPNHPKPDVGLEQYSTPSFIASDLLWNAFSLGDIENKNILDLCCGTGIFTIAPVLLGANFAIGVDIDINSVRLAREVADKLNVDFVKFINKDICDLDEMFDVDTIFQNPPFGSQRKAKKGRDLKFVKKALGFSANVLYSFHMASTEEYLINYYQNNDLKITHIFRYKFPIPNIYEFHTKEKKDIDVIVFRAIV from the coding sequence ATGAAAAAGATTACTCGTAAAAAACATTTGGAAATGATGATTCAATCTATTCCAAATCACCCTAAACCTGATGTAGGTCTTGAACAGTATTCTACTCCATCTTTTATTGCATCTGATTTGTTATGGAATGCATTTTCTTTGGGGGATATTGAAAATAAAAACATTTTGGATTTATGCTGTGGAACTGGGATATTTACGATAGCTCCAGTATTACTTGGTGCAAATTTTGCAATTGGTGTAGATATAGATATTAATTCAGTTAGATTGGCTCGTGAGGTTGCAGATAAGTTAAATGTTGATTTTGTAAAATTTATCAATAAAGATATTTGTGATTTAGATGAAATGTTTGATGTAGATACTATATTTCAAAATCCTCCATTTGGATCTCAAAGAAAAGCTAAAAAAGGTCGAGATTTAAAATTTGTAAAAAAAGCATTAGGTTTTTCTGCTAATGTATTATATTCATTTCACATGGCTTCAACAGAGGAATATCTTATAAATTATTATCAAAATAATGATTTAAAAATTACTCATATTTTTAGATACAAATTCCCTATTCCAAATATTTATGAATTTCACACAAAAGAAAAGAAAGACATTGATGTAATAGTGTTTAGAGCGATTGTTTAA
- a CDS encoding putative RNA uridine N3 methyltransferase, which translates to MYKDELSIFIPNSFLSESKDQKVRTYKVGILGRALGVFQVDNAVIYNDNHIKNEDGENDGEFIAEILNFMNTPQYLRKQAFPIKAKLKHVGILPPLRTPNHPVNDQPDVGDYRQGFTVKRNKKGTFVDIGMDKLAFCKEQLSVKKIFDFKITKIAKKEVIVTPDKPDDIYWGYNVISSYKSLKNSLKLIKPDFVVETTKYGDYIDSIFDELKNKVDECKSIAILFGGPYSSILEDVSNGNWDYIKLNSIPNQGTETVRTEEAVVATLSLFNFMRF; encoded by the coding sequence ATGTATAAAGATGAGCTATCTATATTTATTCCAAACTCATTTCTTTCTGAGTCTAAAGATCAAAAAGTTCGTACTTATAAAGTAGGAATTTTAGGAAGAGCTTTAGGCGTATTTCAGGTTGATAATGCGGTTATTTATAATGATAATCATATTAAAAATGAAGATGGAGAAAATGATGGGGAATTTATTGCTGAAATTTTGAATTTTATGAATACTCCACAGTATTTAAGGAAACAAGCATTTCCTATTAAAGCAAAATTAAAGCATGTTGGTATTCTTCCACCACTTAGGACTCCGAATCATCCTGTTAATGATCAACCAGACGTGGGTGATTATAGACAAGGATTTACCGTTAAAAGAAATAAGAAAGGAACTTTTGTAGATATAGGTATGGATAAACTTGCATTCTGCAAAGAACAACTTTCAGTTAAAAAAATTTTTGACTTTAAGATAACTAAAATTGCTAAGAAAGAAGTAATAGTCACACCTGATAAACCAGATGACATTTACTGGGGATATAATGTAATATCTTCTTATAAGAGTCTTAAAAATAGCTTAAAATTAATAAAACCAGATTTTGTAGTTGAAACTACGAAGTATGGAGATTATATTGATTCTATTTTTGATGAATTAAAAAATAAAGTAGATGAATGTAAAAGTATTGCTATTTTATTTGGTGGCCCATATTCTTCAATTCTTGAAGATGTATCTAATGGAAATTGGGATTATATTAAATTAAATTCTATTCCCAATCAAGGTACTGAAACTGTTAGGACTGAAGAGGCGGTTGTCGCTACACTTTCTTTATTTAACTTTATGAGATTTTAA